In a single window of the Penaeus monodon isolate SGIC_2016 chromosome 3, NSTDA_Pmon_1, whole genome shotgun sequence genome:
- the LOC119585737 gene encoding uncharacterized protein LOC119585737: MGKRYYCSLWYKQQNDPVVLKADTSEIWVQQWNSHPAPDLYHTYLFTCPIPEGVRKGGAYPDYVSLSAQPCNNVTTMVPIHREGILKNQLKKKGKYAVCVKGMDFRKDISHRLIEWLELLFILGAEKVFFYKYSVHPNIDKVLNYYTKQGKVVVLHSNTARRPAQ, encoded by the coding sequence ATgggaaaacgttattattgtagtcTCTGGTATAAGCAGCAGAATGATCCTGTTGTCTTGAAAGCAGATACATCAGAGATTTGGGTGCAGCAGTGGAATAGTCATCCAGCTCCTGACCTGTATCACACATACCTCTTCACTTGCCCCATTCCAGAAGGAGTGCGAAAAGGTGGTGCCTATCCAGATTATGTCTCACTTTCTGCACAACCCTGTAATAATGTAACGACCATGGTACCCATTCACAGAGAGGGCATTTTGAAGAATCAgttaaaaaagaaaggcaagTATGCTGTATGTGTAAAAGGGATGGACTTCAGAAAAGATATATCACATAGACTAATAGAATGGCTAGAACTTCTTTTCATATTGGGTGcagaaaaagttttcttttataaatactCAGTCCATCCAAATATAGATAAAGTGTTGAATTACTATACGAAACAAGGGAAAGTGGTTGTCTTACATTCTAACACTGCCAGGAGACCAGCCCAATGA